One bacterium DNA segment encodes these proteins:
- a CDS encoding AI-2E family transporter has protein sequence MIQLDEERKFYLFLTGTFASLCVIIWLAPGAFKVLAFSFGLAYLLDPLVDYLKDRKVPRSASIILILILVLLIIILLFSLIIPYLWGQGVALVNEAPVLAQKAIDKLAGWGFVLPAASHGVPELIEQVKTNLLSGGMDYIRPLASGLFKATSGILGFVLAFVNLVIVPVFFFYMLRDIDLIRENFYRFVPDTVESKVRGYLGMADGVLSGFIRGQILVALALAVLYSAGLLMTGLRFGVVIGVTAGILSVIPYVGFLIGLLASAVVVLVDFSGWGLAFGVAATFGVSQLIEGYVLTPRFVGNRVGLSPLETLIAVLVGGQMGGFAGLLIAIPTGGILKKTVLMLKPGGESADGKIDEEIYMAGADDAGTRGRGDTEEGNSGSSV, from the coding sequence ATGATCCAACTTGACGAGGAAAGAAAATTCTATCTATTCCTGACAGGAACGTTCGCCTCCCTTTGCGTCATTATCTGGCTCGCCCCCGGCGCTTTCAAGGTCCTTGCTTTTTCCTTTGGTCTCGCCTACCTGCTCGACCCTCTCGTGGACTACCTCAAGGACAGGAAAGTACCGAGAAGCGCCTCCATCATATTGATCCTGATCCTGGTTTTACTTATCATCATCCTTCTTTTTTCCCTCATCATTCCATACCTCTGGGGACAGGGTGTCGCGCTGGTCAACGAGGCGCCGGTACTGGCTCAAAAGGCCATCGACAAGCTTGCCGGATGGGGTTTCGTCCTCCCGGCGGCCTCACATGGCGTTCCAGAGCTCATCGAGCAGGTTAAAACAAACCTCCTGTCCGGCGGCATGGATTATATACGTCCCCTGGCGTCGGGCCTTTTCAAGGCCACCTCCGGGATACTGGGTTTCGTCCTTGCTTTCGTGAACCTCGTCATTGTGCCGGTGTTCTTCTTTTACATGCTCAGGGATATCGACCTCATCCGGGAGAATTTTTACCGCTTTGTGCCTGATACAGTCGAAAGCAAGGTCCGGGGGTACCTGGGGATGGCAGACGGTGTTCTGAGCGGTTTTATCCGGGGCCAGATCCTGGTGGCTCTTGCGCTTGCTGTCTTGTATTCGGCGGGGCTGCTGATGACCGGTCTCAGGTTCGGAGTCGTCATCGGGGTTACAGCGGGTATCCTGAGCGTCATCCCTTACGTGGGTTTCCTCATCGGGCTGCTGGCGTCGGCGGTGGTCGTCCTGGTGGATTTCAGCGGATGGGGGCTTGCCTTCGGCGTGGCCGCGACCTTCGGCGTTTCCCAACTGATCGAGGGTTACGTACTGACGCCGCGGTTCGTGGGCAATAGGGTGGGTTTAAGCCCCCTGGAAACCCTCATCGCGGTCCTCGTGGGTGGACAGATGGGCGGATTTGCAGGGCTCCTCATCGCCATCCCGACTGGCGGGATCCTGAAAAAAACGGTGTTGATGCTGAAGCCGGGGGGGGAAAGCGCTGACGGCAAAATTGATGAAGAGATCTATATGGCCGGGGCTGATGACGCGGGGACGCGGGGACGCGGAGACACGGAGGAGGGAAATTCAGGGTCAAGTGTCTAG